The Vibrio echinoideorum DNA window AAGATGATGCTGCCGGTTTACAAATCTCGAATCGATTAGAAGCACAGATGAGTGGTATTGATGTCGCCGTTCGAAATGCTAACGATGGCATCTCTATTATGCAGACTGCAGAAGGGGCGATGAATGAAACCACTAATATCATGCAACGCATGCGAGATTTGTCACTACAGGCGAGTAATGGTTCGAATAGCCAATCGGAAAGAACCGCTATTCAAGAAGAAGTGACCGCTTTAAATGACGAGTTGAATCGAATTGCAGAAACCACCTCATTCGGTGGGAAAAAGCTACTCAATGGCAGCTTTGGGCATACCTCGTTTCAAATCGGTGGTAGCTCTGGTGAAGCGGTGCAGATCGGCTTAAAAAGCATGCGTACTGACGACATCAACATGGGTGGTTTTAGCTATGTTGCCAACGGCATGGCAAGTGACTCATGGGAAGTGAAGTCTAACCAGAATGATATGACAATGTCGTTTACTGATCGTTTTGGTCAGCCACAAGAGATCACTATTAACGCGAAATCGGGTGATGATATTGAAGAGTTAGCGACTTACATTAATGGTCAAACGGACCTGGTCTCAGCTTCAGTTAATGATGAAGGTCAGCTTCAGATCTATATGTCTGGCGAAGACACGGCGGGCACGATCTCTTTCTCAGGTTCGTTAGCGAGTGAGCTTTCGATGTCGGCGGGTTCTTACGAATCAGTCGATGACATCAATGTGACCGATGTGGGAGGCGCGCAGCGTGCTGTCTCTATTTTGGATACAGCGATGAAGTATGTGGACAGTCATCGTTCCGAACTCGGCGCAATGCAAAACCGCTTTGACCATGCAATAAACAATCTTGAAAACGTTCATGAGAACTTGGCGACATCCAACAGCCGAATCAAAGATACCGACTACGCCAAAGAGACCACTCAAATGCTCAAACAGCAAATATTGCAGCAAGTGAGCACCACAATACTGGCTCAAGCCAAACAAGCGCCGAATCTTGCCTTAACCTTGTTAGGTTAATAAATCACTTCGAATCTTATAAAGGTATTTCAGCTTAACTAAAGCCCTTTGGTTAATAAAAATACAACTTTCCGTTCGGCCAACTTCTCTGCGACTTTAACCTTTTTCTCATCTTTTTTTGATAATTTTACTGCCAGTCACACTTTCTTCTCGTTTATCGCTATTTCTTTAATTTTGTTGTTTTTTTTCTAAAGGTTTCAGCATTCGCGCCGTTATTAAAAGTAACTTAGAGATAACTACTTGGTTTTCCGAGACGTCGGAAACCGCTATACCGGAAAATCAATTGGAGAAATCACCATGGCAGTAAATGTAAATACAAACGTTTCAGCGATGACAGCGCAACGTTACCTAAACAACGCAAACAGCGCACAACAAACATCAATGGAGCGTCTAGCTTCAGGCTCTAAAATCAACAGCGCGAAAGATGACGCTGCGGGCCTACAAATCTCGAACCGTTTGAACGTTCAAAGCCGCGGCCTTGATGTTGCTGTACGTAACGCAAACGACGGTATCTCTATTGCACAAACTGCTGAAGGTGCAATGAACGAGACTACTAACATCCTGCAACGTATGCGTGATTTGTCTCTACAATCTTCAAACGGCTCAAACTCAAAATCTGAGCGTGTAGCGATTCAAGAAGAAGTAACAGCACTGAACGACGAACTGAACCGTATTGCGGAAACCACGTCTTTTGGTGGCAACAAGCTGCTTAACGGTACTCACGGTACTAAATCATTCCAAATCGGTGCGGATAACGGTGAAGCGGTAATGCTTCAACTGAAAGACATGCGCTCTGATAATGCTCAGATGGGTGGTAAGAGTTACCAAACTGAGAACGCGAAAGACAAAGACTGGAACGTTCAAGCTGGTTCTAACGACCTAAAAATGTCGTTCACTGATAATTTCGGTCAAGCACAAGAAATCGATGTGTCTGCGAAAGCGGGCGATGACATCGAAGAGCTAGCAACGTACATCAACGGTCAACAAGACTCTGTTAAAGCGTCTGTAACTGAAGACGGTAAGCTACAGATGTTTACTGGCAACAACAAAGTTGAAGGCGAAGTGGCATTCTCTGGCAGCCTTGCTGGCGAATTAGGCATGCAACCTAGCAAAGATGTAACGGTTGATACTATCGACGTGACATCAGTTGGTGGCGCACAAGAATCTGTAGCAGTCATCGATGCGGCACTTAAGTATGTAGACAGCCACCGTGCTGAACTGGGTGCTTTCCAAAACCGTTTCGACCACGCTATCAGCAACTTAGACAACATTAACGAGAACGTTAACGCATCTAAGAGCCGTATTAAAGATACCGATTTCGCGAAAGAAACGACTCAGATGACTAAGTCTCAGATCCTTTCTCAAGCTTCAAGCTCTATTCTTGCTCAAGCGAAGCAAGCACCGAACTCGGCACTTAGCCTACTAGGTTAATCGATTGAAAGGCCACGTTGGTTATAAGCGCTGTTTATCATAAGCGCAGTTGATCATAAACGTTAACGTTAGGCTTCCACAAATTAGCTCGTGGTGAGAGATGAGCGCTAAACAGACCCAGCTTCGGCTGGGTTTTTTATTGCCTGTTCTTTATCGAAAGGTGTGCTGAGAAAAGTACTGAGTTGGTATTAGGGAATGATGGAGGTGGATGAGCATAGCGTTTAACTCTGTTTAATAAGAAAGTAGGGGGGAGTTAGTGACATCTAAGGGGGCGGGTAGCTTACAGAGGGCTTGTTGATAAGGGCTTTTAGTCGGACTGTCAGTACTGTGATTTAAGGAACTAGACAAATATAGCAGGCACAAAAAACGCCACCCTTAGGTAGCGTTTTAATTAAAGCAGATAAGTAATCGAAATTACTTAGTTACTTTAAGAACTGGAGTTTCGCCAACAGTTACAGAACCAGAAAGCTTGTTCAGCTCCTTGATTTCGTCCATGTTAGAGATAACAACTGGAGTAAGCGTTGATTTAGCTTTCTCTTCAAGAAGCGCTAGATCGAAAGTGATGATAGTGTCACCAGCTTTAACAGATTGACCTTCTTCAGCTACACGAGTGAAGCCTTCGCCTTTAAGTTCTACAGTATCGATACCGAAGTGAACGAAAAGCTCAACACCGTCGTCAGACTCAATAGAGAACGCGTGGTTAGTTTCGAAAATCTTACCGATAGTACCGTTAACTGGAGCTACCATTTTGTCGCCAGCTGGTTTGATAGCGATGCCGTCACCAACGATTTTTTCAGCGAAAACTACATCTGGCACATCTTCGATGTTTACGATTTCACCAGAAAGAGGTGCGATGATTTCGATTGCACCAGCATCAGCGCTGTCATCAGATACAAGCTTTTTCAGTTTGTCAAACAGACCCATTGTGTCATGCTCCTAACGTTTAGTTTTATTCTGTAGAATATACTATACCAATCTAACAAATTAGACGACTATTTTTAGCCGTCCAATCTTATTAAGCTCTTGGCGATTACTGAGTTTTCTCAGCGATGAATTTTTCTACGCAAGCTTCAATTTCAGCAGCTGTAGGTAGAGATAGTGCTTCGTCAGCCATCGCTTTAACTTCTGCGAAGTTAGAGTTACGGATTACTTTCTTAACTTTAGGGATAGAGATACCGCTCATAGAGAACTCATCTAAACCCATACCAAGAAGAAGTAGCGTTGCACGCTCATCACCAGCAAGCTCACCACACATACCAGTCCACTTACCTTCAGCGTGTGATGCGTCGATCACTTGCTTGATTACTGTAAGTACAGCAGGAGATAGTGGGTTGTATAGGTGAGAAATCATTTCGTTACCACGGTCTACTGCAAGAGTGTATTGCGTTAGATCGTTAGTACCGATAGAGAAGAAAGATACTTCTTTCGCTAAATGGTGTGCGATTGCAGCAGCAGCTGGAGTCTCAACCATTACGCCGATTTCGATTTCTTCATCGAAAGCTAGGCCTTCAGCGCGAAGTTCAACTTTGTACTCTTCGATTGCTTTTTTCAGTTCACGGATCTCTTCAACAGAAATGATCATTGGGAACATGATACGTAGATTACCGTGTGCAGAAGCACGTAGGATGCCACGTAGTTGGTCACGTAGGATTTCACGACGATCCAAGCTGATACGTACTGCACGCCAGCCTAGGAACGGGTTCATCTCTTGTGGAAGATCCATATATGGTAGATCTTTATCGCCACCGATATCCATAGTACGGATAATCACTGACTCGCCGTGCATTGCTTCCGCTACTTCTTTATAAGCAATGTATTGCTCTTCTTCAGTAGGAAGTGCGTCACGGTCCATAAATAGGAATTCAGTACGGTACAGACCAACACCTTCGCCACCGTTACGCAGAATACCGTCACAGTCTTTAACTGTACCGATGTTACCGCAAACTTCTACTTGATGATCATCAAGAGTGATAGCTGGTAGGTCTTTAAGTTTTGCTAGCTCAGTCGCTTCTGCTTCAAAATCAGATTTGATTTTCTTAGCTTCTGCTAATTCAGCATCAGAAGGATTGATGATGACCTTGTTGTTCATCGCGTCTAGCACAAGCATGTCGCCGTTCTTAACTTGCTTAGTGATATCGTTAGTACCAACGATAGCAGGAAGCTCAAGTGAACGTGCCATGATTGAAGTATGAGATGTACGACCGCCGATGTCACAAGCAAAACCAAGAACGTAGTCTAGGTTGATTTGTGCAGTTTCAGATGGCGTTAGGTCGTAAGCAACTAGGATAACTTCTTCATTGATATCTGCTATAGAAACAATGTTGATGCCTAGTGCATTTTTAACGAAGCGAGTACCGATATCACGGATATCAGTCGCACGTTCTTTTAGGTACTCATCATCAAGTGACTCTAGTGCAACAGCTTGCTCTTCGATCACTGTGTAGATCGCGTTGTCTGCGTGCATTTTGTCTTTCTTGATGAGTGCTAAAATCTCTTCTTCTAGCTCTTCATCTTCAAGCAGCATGATATGGCCTTCAAAGATTGCTTCTTTTTCTTCGCCAAAAGTTTCAAGTGCTTTTTGCTTTACAACTTCAAGTTGTTGAGAAGATTTGTTACGAGCGTCAAAAAAACGCTGAACTTCTGCTTCAACTTGATCGTCTGAGATAGATTGAGTGTTTAGGACAATGTCATCTTCTTGAAGTAGTAGTGCTTTACCGAAAGCAATACCAGGAGATGCTAGGATGCCTGAAATCATAGCCTTACCTTAGTTGTTCAACTGTAAACGGGAGAATGTGTGACTTTAAGTCGTCGACTAGTGTCGCGCTTATTGCTATCTATTTCGAACAAAGCCACTTTGCTATGCAAAATGGCTTGGAAAGAAGGAGACCGTATTAGTGTAGTTGATCCATAAGAGCAACTAGGTGGTCTACTGCTTGCTGAGCTTGAGGGCCTTCAGCTGAAATAGTAACGTTAGTACCTTTTACTAGGCCTAAAGTTTGTAGCTTGAACAGGCTTTTCGCGCTAGCGCTTTTGCCGTTAGAAGTCACTGTAATGTCAGCATCGAAAGATTTTGCTTCTTTAACGAACTGTGCAGCTGGACGAGTGTGAAGGCCATTTTCTGCTGTGATTTCTACTTGCTTCTCGTACATTTGATATACCCCAATTAATTTATTTTTTGTAAGTTTGTAACCAGTTTAGCTTAACTGCTTTAGCCCAAATGCGCTAGAGCCTAGTACGGCATGTTCGTGTTAGAACTTAGACTGATTATAAAATTTTATCCAGCCATGGTCGTCTTTTATTGAGTACTCATGACTTTAAGAATTTGTTTATTGCTTCTTTTATTTTGAAGCGAAAAATAAAACAGACCCGATATTACCAAAGGTGGGGCAAGGATCAACAAAAAAGCCCCTAAACGGGGCTTTTTTGGACGAAAAATTGATTTGACTACATATTATTGTTGGTTCTCTTTTTCCGTAAAGACGTCGGCAAATAGGGCAGTACTTAGGTAACGTTCACCTGAGCTTGGTAACACAGTTACGATGGTCTTTCCTGCAAATTCAGGTAGTTCCGCAATTCTGTTTGCCGCAACTACTGCTGCGCCAGATGAGATTCCTGCGAGGATACCTTCCTCTTTCATTAGACGTTGAGCCATCTCAATCGCTTCTTCAGAAGTTACTGGCTCTACACGGTCAATTAGGTCTAAATCTAGGTTGCCGGGGATAAAACCTGCACCAATACCTTGGATTTTGTGCGGAGCTGGTTTGATTTCTTCGCCAGCAAGCGCTTGTGCAATCACTGGAGATTCTGCCGGTTCAACCGCTACAGAAGTGATCGCTTTGCCTTTCTCACCTTTAATGTAACGACTTGTACCAATAAGCGTACCGCCTGTACCTACGCCCGCTACAAATACATCGATTTCACCGTCTGTTGCTTCCCAAATTTCAGGGCCAGTTGTCTTCTCGTGAATTTGTGGGTTCGCTGGGTTGTTGAATTGCTGAAGTAGCAAGTACTTTTCTGGATCTGAAGCGACAATTTCTTCTGCCTTAGCAATTGCGCCGTTCATACCTTTTGGTGCTTCAGTAAGGATTAGGTTTGCACCTAATGCTTTAAGTAGTTTACGACGCTCTAGGCTCATTGACTCAGGCATAGTTAGCGTAAGTTTGTAACCGCGAGCGGCTGCTACGAATGCAAGAGCAACACCGGTATTACCACTGGTAGGCTCAACAAGCTCAATACCTGGTTTAAGAGTACCTGCTTTTTCTGCTTCCCAGATCATGTTTGAACCGATACGGCATTTAACACTGAAGCTTGGGTTACGAGCTTCAATCTTAGCAAGTACATTACCTTTGCTTACTTTGTTAAGGCGGACCAGAGGTGTGTTACCAATCGTTAGGGTGTTGTCTTCGTAGATCTTGCTCATGCGATATTCCTTCATTTAATGACAGAACTAAACGTAGTATATCAATCACTTTACCGTCTAGTGTCTTTCGATGTTTGTTCAGCTTGAATTTAGATTAAACAACTTGAAAAAAAGGTAAAAGGATTAAAAAGTTATATCATATAGATATGTAGCAGAATTCACGCCTATCTTTATTGAAATCAGAGCTTCAAAAAGATAGGCGCAGTGAGGAAGTGTTGGAAGGCTAAAGACGAGAACGTAGAGCTTGATCTTTAAACTCAGCAACCCACATAGCGGTAGCGCCGCAGACGGCCACCGGCATGACGATCAGATTTAAAATTGGAATTGTGGTGAACACAGAAACAAGCGCGCCGAAGCTGTAGGTCTTGCCTTGTTTTTGTTTCAAATTGTTTCTCATGTCATCAAATTTGATTTTATGGTTATCAAACGGGTAATCAGCGTATTGAATGGCTAGCATCCATGCGGTGAAGATAAACCATAAAAACGGCGCAACAGTTTGCCCTAGTGCTGGAATTAACAAAAGCAGGAATAAACCGATCGCTTTTGGCAGAATGTAGACAAGTTTACGCCATTCTCTCGCTAATATACGTGGAGTGTCCTTTAAAGCATCAAGCAAGCCATCGTCGTTAACTTTCTTGCCGCTAAGCAGCTCTTCTACTTTTTCAGCGAGCAAACCATTGAAGGGAGCTGCAATGAAGTTAGCGAGCGTGCTAAAGAAATACGAAAACGTGGCCAAGACGGTCAACACAAGCAGTGGCCATAAAATATATGATAACCACGACAGAAAGCTTGGCAATGCACCGATCCAGCCTTCAATCCAAGTGTTTAGGTTGGAGAAAATATAAAACAAGGCACCACCAACAAGTAATACGTTAGCAATAAGAGGAAGCAGTACAAACTTACGAATGCTCGGTGACAAAGCGATCTTTATTCCGAAAATAAAGTAGCCAAAGCCGGAGCGGGGAACAGATTCAATAGTCATATTTAAATTAGGTCACATGTGAATTTGGTTAAATAGCAAACATCCCTAGTGTACTAGACCGAAATTAAGAAAAAAAGCGTGGCGAAAATCACACCATGTAAGGAACTAATTGTATTAAGTTGTTCTAAAACAGTGGCTACTTTTGATAGAGTAGTGATATTGGCCAAATTAACCCAACTTAGTGACAGCGTCTTTATAGCTAGTTGACTAAGAAAGCTGAGAGCGAAAAATGCAGGAATTGCGATTTGTACTCATTATTGTTGGCGCATTAGCTATCGCCGCATTATTGTTCCACGGTCTGTGGACGAGTAAAAAAGAAGGGAAAGCAAAGTTTGGTGATAAGCCGCTTGGTAAGCTTGATAACGATAGCTTAGATGAAGCAGAAACGATCCCAAACCGTTCATTCGCCCCAGAAGATGATTTTGAGATAATCCGGAAAGAACGTAAAGAGCCGGATTTTGCTGTTTCACCATCTGTGACCGATCCACTGATTGACTCGGATCCGCTAATCGCTCCACAAGAGAAAGAAATTCGCGAAGATGATATTGAACTGAATGATCTACCTTCTTTCAGTGTGGAAGACCCAGTTAAGGTTGAAGATCCTGAAGTGCTTGAAGAAGCGGTTGAACCTGAAGTACCAAGCTTTGAGTTGACTGAAGAGCAAAAAGAAAGTCACGCTGGTTTTCAAGAGCAATACGGTTCGTTTGATAACAAGTCAGAAGAAACGATTGAAGAACTATTAATTCAAAGCGAACGCCTAATTCCAAATGAGCCGCTCGTTTCGAAAGAAACTATTGCTCCACAAAGCGCAGTGCTTACTGAAGAAGCTAAGCAAGATGAAGAGCTTGGCCTTGAAGTGATTGTTCTTAATGTTCACTGCGCCGGAGAGATCCCATTTGTGGGGACTGAACTTTTCCGTAGCATGGAAAATAATGGTCTAACTTATGGTGAAATGTCTATCTACCATTGCTTTGCACAATCTAGTGATGAGCCAAAAGTTATTTTCAGTGTCGCGAACATGATGCAGCCGGGTACGCTAGAACATGACGATCCTGCTGACTTTACAACGAAAGGCATTTCGTTCTTTATGACGCTGCCATGTTACGGCCAAGCTGATCAAAACTTCAACGTAATGCTGAGTGCAGCGCAAAAAATTGCTGATGACCTGGGTGGAAACGTTTTGGATGAGTCACGTAACTTAATGACACCAAACCGTTTGTCTGACTGCCGCAAGCAAATCAGAGACTTTATGACGGCAGCGAATGCTTAAGCGCATTGTTTAGCCTTGTAAGTAATCTATATTTATAGAAAAGGGCTCCTAAGGGAGCCCTTTTTGGTATTTCAATCACGACAGAGAATGATATGAAAGAATCGATTCAAGTTACCTTAGAGCAGTTAAGAGAAACTCTGCACTATCATGCCGTTCGTTATTACGTAGAAGATAGCCCTGAGATCCCTGATGTCGAGTACGATCGATTAATGCAACAGTTGTTAAAGATCGAAGAAGAGCACCCAGAGCTAGTGACTGTGGACTCACCAAGCCAACGTGTTGGCGGGAAACCGTTAGACGGCTTCACTCAAGTGGCTCACGAGATCCCGATGCTTTCTTTGGACAACGCATTTTCTGATGAAGATTTGGATGCATTTAATAAGCGTATGTCTGATAGAGCACCAATGGCCAACCTTAAGACCTTCTGTTGTGAGCCTAAACTTGATGGCTTAGCGGT harbors:
- a CDS encoding flagellin — encoded protein: MAITVNTNVSALVAQRNLSNANNMLNQSLERLASGSRINSAKDDAAGLQISNRLEAQMSGIDVAVRNANDGISIMQTAEGAMNETTNIMQRMRDLSLQASNGSNSQSERTAIQEEVTALNDELNRIAETTSFGGKKLLNGSFGHTSFQIGGSSGEAVQIGLKSMRTDDINMGGFSYVANGMASDSWEVKSNQNDMTMSFTDRFGQPQEITINAKSGDDIEELATYINGQTDLVSASVNDEGQLQIYMSGEDTAGTISFSGSLASELSMSAGSYESVDDINVTDVGGAQRAVSILDTAMKYVDSHRSELGAMQNRFDHAINNLENVHENLATSNSRIKDTDYAKETTQMLKQQILQQVSTTILAQAKQAPNLALTLLG
- a CDS encoding flagellin; translated protein: MAVNVNTNVSAMTAQRYLNNANSAQQTSMERLASGSKINSAKDDAAGLQISNRLNVQSRGLDVAVRNANDGISIAQTAEGAMNETTNILQRMRDLSLQSSNGSNSKSERVAIQEEVTALNDELNRIAETTSFGGNKLLNGTHGTKSFQIGADNGEAVMLQLKDMRSDNAQMGGKSYQTENAKDKDWNVQAGSNDLKMSFTDNFGQAQEIDVSAKAGDDIEELATYINGQQDSVKASVTEDGKLQMFTGNNKVEGEVAFSGSLAGELGMQPSKDVTVDTIDVTSVGGAQESVAVIDAALKYVDSHRAELGAFQNRFDHAISNLDNINENVNASKSRIKDTDFAKETTQMTKSQILSQASSSILAQAKQAPNSALSLLG
- the crr gene encoding PTS glucose transporter subunit IIA; the encoded protein is MGLFDKLKKLVSDDSADAGAIEIIAPLSGEIVNIEDVPDVVFAEKIVGDGIAIKPAGDKMVAPVNGTIGKIFETNHAFSIESDDGVELFVHFGIDTVELKGEGFTRVAEEGQSVKAGDTIITFDLALLEEKAKSTLTPVVISNMDEIKELNKLSGSVTVGETPVLKVTK
- the ptsI gene encoding phosphoenolpyruvate-protein phosphotransferase PtsI gives rise to the protein MISGILASPGIAFGKALLLQEDDIVLNTQSISDDQVEAEVQRFFDARNKSSQQLEVVKQKALETFGEEKEAIFEGHIMLLEDEELEEEILALIKKDKMHADNAIYTVIEEQAVALESLDDEYLKERATDIRDIGTRFVKNALGINIVSIADINEEVILVAYDLTPSETAQINLDYVLGFACDIGGRTSHTSIMARSLELPAIVGTNDITKQVKNGDMLVLDAMNNKVIINPSDAELAEAKKIKSDFEAEATELAKLKDLPAITLDDHQVEVCGNIGTVKDCDGILRNGGEGVGLYRTEFLFMDRDALPTEEEQYIAYKEVAEAMHGESVIIRTMDIGGDKDLPYMDLPQEMNPFLGWRAVRISLDRREILRDQLRGILRASAHGNLRIMFPMIISVEEIRELKKAIEEYKVELRAEGLAFDEEIEIGVMVETPAAAAIAHHLAKEVSFFSIGTNDLTQYTLAVDRGNEMISHLYNPLSPAVLTVIKQVIDASHAEGKWTGMCGELAGDERATLLLLGMGLDEFSMSGISIPKVKKVIRNSNFAEVKAMADEALSLPTAAEIEACVEKFIAEKTQ
- a CDS encoding HPr family phosphocarrier protein — its product is MYEKQVEITAENGLHTRPAAQFVKEAKSFDADITVTSNGKSASAKSLFKLQTLGLVKGTNVTISAEGPQAQQAVDHLVALMDQLH
- the cysK gene encoding cysteine synthase A, with protein sequence MSKIYEDNTLTIGNTPLVRLNKVSKGNVLAKIEARNPSFSVKCRIGSNMIWEAEKAGTLKPGIELVEPTSGNTGVALAFVAAARGYKLTLTMPESMSLERRKLLKALGANLILTEAPKGMNGAIAKAEEIVASDPEKYLLLQQFNNPANPQIHEKTTGPEIWEATDGEIDVFVAGVGTGGTLIGTSRYIKGEKGKAITSVAVEPAESPVIAQALAGEEIKPAPHKIQGIGAGFIPGNLDLDLIDRVEPVTSEEAIEMAQRLMKEEGILAGISSGAAVVAANRIAELPEFAGKTIVTVLPSSGERYLSTALFADVFTEKENQQ
- the cysZ gene encoding sulfate transporter CysZ, whose amino-acid sequence is MTIESVPRSGFGYFIFGIKIALSPSIRKFVLLPLIANVLLVGGALFYIFSNLNTWIEGWIGALPSFLSWLSYILWPLLVLTVLATFSYFFSTLANFIAAPFNGLLAEKVEELLSGKKVNDDGLLDALKDTPRILAREWRKLVYILPKAIGLFLLLLIPALGQTVAPFLWFIFTAWMLAIQYADYPFDNHKIKFDDMRNNLKQKQGKTYSFGALVSVFTTIPILNLIVMPVAVCGATAMWVAEFKDQALRSRL
- the zipA gene encoding cell division protein ZipA, with the protein product MQELRFVLIIVGALAIAALLFHGLWTSKKEGKAKFGDKPLGKLDNDSLDEAETIPNRSFAPEDDFEIIRKERKEPDFAVSPSVTDPLIDSDPLIAPQEKEIREDDIELNDLPSFSVEDPVKVEDPEVLEEAVEPEVPSFELTEEQKESHAGFQEQYGSFDNKSEETIEELLIQSERLIPNEPLVSKETIAPQSAVLTEEAKQDEELGLEVIVLNVHCAGEIPFVGTELFRSMENNGLTYGEMSIYHCFAQSSDEPKVIFSVANMMQPGTLEHDDPADFTTKGISFFMTLPCYGQADQNFNVMLSAAQKIADDLGGNVLDESRNLMTPNRLSDCRKQIRDFMTAANA